One window of Marinobacterium aestuarii genomic DNA carries:
- a CDS encoding bactofilin family protein: protein MTVQGKVHVDGVIEGKIDANDDISIGKTGEVKGLVKAKHVHVSGRLEGEVICDILYVEAGGKVRARVLSRQMSVDPKGCFQGERREQIQQVLALQGAAEKPYEFGVEAIDSLPDRIVLGRGRGKFEDK from the coding sequence ATGACGGTACAGGGCAAGGTGCATGTCGACGGTGTTATCGAGGGCAAAATTGACGCCAATGATGATATTTCCATTGGCAAGACCGGCGAGGTAAAAGGGCTGGTAAAGGCCAAGCATGTACATGTCAGCGGGCGCCTCGAAGGCGAGGTGATCTGCGATATCCTCTATGTCGAGGCCGGTGGCAAGGTGCGGGCCCGGGTGCTGAGTCGGCAAATGTCGGTCGATCCCAAGGGGTGCTTTCAGGGTGAGCGGCGCGAGCAGATTCAGCAGGTGCTGGCGTTGCAGGGCGCAGCGGAAAAGCCGTATGAATTTGGTGTCGAGGCCATTGACAGTCTGCCGGATCGAATCGTGCTGGGCCGTGGCCGAGGCAAGTTCGAAGACAAGTAA
- a CDS encoding class II glutamine amidotransferase, translating to MCELLGMSANVPTDICFSFSGLMQRGGATGPHRDGWGIAFYEGRGVRFFHDPAPSVESAIARLVRSHPIKSHIVISHIRQANVGQICLENTHPFSRELWGRSWTYAHNGQLDAQLYELPLEFYRPIGTTDSEYAFCWLLGQVRSRYPEQPDDIAELSDFIAGLCDRLRGFGVFNMLLTESRYLFCYCTTKLSWITRRAPFGEARLKDYELTVDFCQETTPLDVVTVIATDPLTDNERWQALKTGELCVFENGLVVAQRTAEVASQAPVGTL from the coding sequence ATGTGTGAACTCTTGGGCATGAGTGCCAATGTACCCACCGATATCTGTTTCAGTTTCTCCGGACTGATGCAGCGAGGCGGGGCAACCGGGCCGCACCGCGACGGCTGGGGCATCGCCTTTTACGAGGGTCGGGGTGTGCGCTTTTTCCATGACCCGGCACCCAGTGTGGAATCCGCCATTGCGCGTCTGGTGCGCAGTCACCCGATCAAGAGTCATATTGTTATCAGCCATATCCGCCAGGCCAATGTCGGTCAGATCTGCCTGGAAAATACCCACCCGTTTTCCCGCGAGCTCTGGGGGCGCAGCTGGACCTACGCCCATAATGGGCAGCTGGACGCGCAGTTGTACGAATTGCCGCTGGAGTTCTATCGTCCCATCGGCACCACCGACAGCGAATATGCCTTTTGCTGGTTGCTGGGACAGGTCCGCAGCCGTTATCCCGAACAGCCCGATGACATTGCAGAGCTGAGCGACTTTATTGCCGGGCTCTGCGACCGTCTGCGCGGCTTTGGCGTGTTCAACATGCTGCTGACGGAATCACGCTATCTGTTCTGCTATTGCACCACCAAGCTGTCCTGGATTACGCGCCGGGCGCCATTCGGTGAGGCGAGGCTCAAGGATTATGAGCTGACGGTCGATTTCTGCCAGGAAACCACGCCGCTGGATGTGGTCACAGTGATAGCGACCGATCCGCTGACCGACAACGAGCGCTGGCAGGCGCTGAAAACCGGCGAGTTGTGCGTGTTTGAAAACGGTCTGGTGGTGGCGCAGCGTACTGCAGAAGTCGCATCGCAAGCGCCGGTAGGCACCCTCTAA
- a CDS encoding peptidoglycan DD-metalloendopeptidase family protein: protein MKNKLIVTLTTVKGSRQYTLNQVARVLVPAFLLMAVLSFFVSNALLVKTSDDLAILEEDHQMLSDQYETVLGTQQLYVSELNQLSSTLEVLQQENYRIGELNASLDESLGGLESMLGMPASDSYTPEQAEVLKATAAQRLFLLHNIPNGVPLQGTRMSDRFGMRTHPVTRKRSMHNGVDFAATRGTKVYATADGVVEFSGRQSGFGKLVIMQHSFGFKTYFAHLDKLNVEAGDLVAKGQLIAHSGNSGRSTGPHLHYEVRRLFTAIDPAPFLKWNIANFDTIFTDVTSVKWASLKEMYPLNQAAVQLPSSQKETDSPET, encoded by the coding sequence TTGAAAAACAAACTGATCGTTACCCTGACGACGGTGAAGGGTTCGCGGCAGTACACGCTGAACCAGGTGGCTCGTGTGCTGGTGCCAGCCTTTTTGCTGATGGCGGTGCTCAGCTTCTTCGTGTCCAATGCCTTGCTGGTAAAAACCAGTGACGATCTGGCCATTCTGGAAGAAGATCATCAGATGTTGTCCGATCAGTACGAAACCGTGCTCGGGACTCAGCAGCTCTATGTGTCTGAGTTGAACCAGCTCAGTAGTACACTCGAAGTGCTGCAGCAGGAAAATTACCGTATCGGTGAATTGAATGCCTCGCTGGACGAAAGTCTTGGCGGGCTGGAGTCGATGCTGGGCATGCCAGCCAGCGACTCCTATACGCCGGAGCAGGCTGAAGTGCTAAAAGCGACGGCCGCGCAGCGGCTGTTCCTGCTGCATAATATTCCCAACGGTGTGCCGCTGCAGGGGACCCGCATGAGCGATCGTTTTGGCATGCGTACCCATCCGGTGACGCGCAAGCGCAGTATGCACAATGGCGTCGATTTTGCGGCGACCCGGGGCACCAAGGTCTATGCCACGGCTGATGGCGTGGTGGAATTCAGTGGCCGGCAAAGTGGTTTTGGCAAGCTGGTCATCATGCAGCACAGTTTTGGTTTCAAGACTTACTTCGCACATCTGGATAAACTGAATGTCGAAGCAGGTGATCTGGTGGCCAAGGGTCAGTTGATCGCACACAGCGGAAACAGTGGTCGTTCGACCGGGCCGCATTTGCACTATGAGGTAAGGCGCCTGTTTACGGCGATTGATCCGGCACCTTTTCTGAAGTGGAATATTGCGAATTTTGACACCATCTTTACAGACGTAACGAGCGTGAAATGGGCATCCTTAAAAGAAATGTATCCGTTAAATCAGGCCGCGGTGCAGTTACCATCATCGCAGAAGGAAACCGATTCACCGGAGACATGA
- the ppnN gene encoding nucleotide 5'-monophosphate nucleosidase PpnN, translating into MITEDFVTTSVTPSESLATLSPVEVARLQDASQGGLYRLFRQCCLAVLNCGSELDSTKMVLERYKKFDIKISQKHRGLQLDLINAPASAFVDGEIIQGIREHLFSVLRDLLYIGDELDDYCHGLDEGGTITHTVFQILRHADVFRPHVKPNLVVCWGGHSIGHDEYEYTKKVGYELGLRRLNICTGCGPGAMKGPMKGAAIAHAKQRIRDARYVGISEPGIIAAESPNPIVNELLIMPDIEKRLEAFVRLGHGIVVFPGGAGTAEEILYILGVLLHEKNNELPFPLIFTGPEGSEAYFETIDRFLRKTLGDAAAKRYEIIVGDPVKVALRMEAGLRDVTAYRKATSESFHFNWQISIPLTFQQPFEPTHDNMATLNLFQDQSPCDLASNLRRALSGIVAGNVKEPGVQAIEEFGPFELCGEPDLMDPLDQLLNSFVQQRRMKLNYQEYTPCYRLTGVAGAIA; encoded by the coding sequence ATGATCACCGAAGACTTCGTGACCACCAGCGTGACGCCCAGCGAGAGCCTGGCGACACTTTCCCCCGTTGAAGTTGCCAGGTTGCAGGATGCAAGCCAGGGTGGTTTGTACCGACTGTTTCGGCAGTGCTGCCTGGCGGTACTGAACTGCGGCAGTGAGCTGGATAGCACCAAGATGGTGCTTGAGCGTTACAAGAAATTTGATATCAAGATCAGCCAGAAACACCGTGGTCTGCAGCTGGATCTGATTAATGCGCCGGCCAGTGCCTTTGTGGATGGCGAAATCATCCAGGGTATACGCGAACACCTGTTTTCGGTGCTGCGCGATCTGCTTTATATCGGCGACGAGCTGGATGATTACTGCCATGGTCTGGATGAGGGTGGCACTATCACGCACACCGTCTTTCAGATTCTGCGCCATGCCGATGTTTTCCGTCCGCACGTAAAACCCAATCTGGTGGTGTGCTGGGGCGGCCACTCCATTGGCCATGACGAGTACGAATACACCAAGAAGGTGGGCTACGAGCTCGGCCTGCGGCGGTTGAATATCTGTACCGGCTGCGGCCCGGGGGCGATGAAGGGCCCCATGAAGGGGGCGGCCATCGCTCACGCCAAGCAGCGAATCCGCGATGCGCGCTATGTGGGCATTTCGGAGCCCGGTATTATTGCCGCCGAGTCGCCGAATCCAATCGTCAATGAGCTTTTGATCATGCCGGATATCGAAAAGCGGCTGGAGGCCTTTGTGCGCCTTGGACACGGCATCGTGGTCTTTCCGGGCGGCGCCGGCACGGCGGAGGAAATCCTCTACATCCTGGGTGTGCTGCTGCACGAAAAGAATAACGAGCTGCCGTTCCCGCTGATCTTTACCGGGCCCGAGGGCAGTGAAGCCTACTTCGAAACCATTGATCGTTTCCTGCGCAAGACGCTGGGCGATGCGGCGGCGAAGCGCTATGAAATCATTGTTGGCGATCCGGTCAAGGTTGCGCTGCGCATGGAGGCGGGCCTGCGTGACGTCACGGCTTATCGCAAGGCGACCAGCGAGTCCTTCCACTTCAACTGGCAGATCAGTATTCCGCTGACCTTCCAGCAACCGTTTGAACCCACCCATGACAACATGGCGACGCTGAATCTGTTCCAGGATCAGTCACCCTGCGACCTGGCGTCCAACCTGCGGCGTGCACTCTCGGGCATTGTGGCAGGCAACGTCAAGGAGCCGGGGGTACAGGCCATAGAGGAATTCGGGCCTTTCGAACTCTGTGGCGAGCCTGATCTGATGGATCCGCTGGATCAGCTGCTCAATTCCTTTGTGCAGCAGCGGCGCATGAAATTGAACTATCAGGAATACACACCCTGCTACCGCCTTACCGGGGTAGCCGGCGCCATTGCCTGA